From the genome of Motilibacter aurantiacus, one region includes:
- the bldD gene encoding transcriptional regulator BldD encodes MASEYGRALGARLRAIRTQQGLSLHGVEEKSDGRWKAVVVGSYERGDRAVTVQRLAELADFYGVPVAELLPEGAPSAASEPPPRLVIDLERLGSVPAEKAGPLARYAATIQSQRGDYNGRVLSIRQDDLRTLAVIYDQSPSVLTEQLITWGVLNPEARRAVVED; translated from the coding sequence GTGGCAAGCGAGTACGGAAGGGCGCTGGGAGCACGGCTCCGGGCGATCCGGACGCAGCAGGGCCTCTCTCTGCACGGCGTCGAGGAGAAGTCGGACGGCCGCTGGAAGGCGGTCGTGGTCGGCTCCTACGAGCGCGGGGACCGGGCCGTCACCGTGCAGCGGCTCGCCGAGCTGGCGGACTTCTACGGCGTCCCGGTGGCCGAGCTGCTGCCCGAGGGCGCGCCCAGCGCCGCGTCGGAGCCCCCGCCGCGGCTCGTCATCGACCTGGAGCGGCTCGGCTCCGTGCCCGCGGAGAAGGCCGGCCCGCTCGCCCGCTACGCGGCCACCATCCAGAGCCAGCGCGGCGACTACAACGGCCGCGTCCTCTCGATCCGCCAGGACGACCTGCGCACCCTGGCGGTGATCTACGACCAGTCCCCCAGCGTGCTCACCGAGCAGCTCATCACCTGGGGCGTGCTCAACCCCGAGGCCCGGCGCGCGGTCGTCGAGGACTGA
- the nusB gene encoding transcription antitermination factor NusB, whose protein sequence is MSARHKARKRALDVLFEAEQRGRDPLTSLAEHVSRGEPPVSAYAVELVEGVAAHREAIDAVLARHAQGWELDRMPAVDRNVLRIAVYELLHRDDIPGPVAVAEAVALVSELSTDESPGFVNGLLGTVLGLRPQLSQVEPQDS, encoded by the coding sequence GTGTCGGCCCGCCACAAGGCGCGCAAGCGCGCCCTCGACGTCCTCTTCGAGGCCGAGCAGCGCGGCCGTGACCCGCTGACCTCGCTCGCCGAGCACGTCTCGCGCGGCGAGCCGCCGGTCTCGGCGTACGCCGTGGAGCTCGTCGAGGGCGTCGCGGCCCACCGGGAGGCCATCGACGCCGTCCTGGCCCGGCACGCGCAGGGCTGGGAGCTCGACCGCATGCCGGCGGTCGACCGCAACGTGCTGCGCATCGCGGTCTACGAGCTGCTCCACCGCGACGACATCCCGGGCCCGGTGGCCGTCGCGGAGGCCGTTGCCCTCGTCAGCGAGCTGTCGACCGACGAGTCCCCGGGGTTCGTCAACGGGCTGCTCGGCACCGTGCTCGGGCTGCGTCCGCAGCTGTCACAGGTCGAGCCGCAGGACTCCTAG
- the efp gene encoding elongation factor P: MATSNDLKNGLVLNIDGQLWTVIEFQHVKPGKGGAFVRSKLKNVLSGKVVDRTFNAGVKVETATVDKRDMQYLYKDGNDYVFMDTDSYDQLNVPAATVGKNADYMLENQMAMVAIHEGTPLYIELPASVELVIEYTEPGLQGDRSTGGTKPARLETGAEVQVPLFITSGEKVKVDTRDGSYLGRVSS; encoded by the coding sequence GTGGCGACGAGCAACGACCTGAAGAACGGCCTGGTGCTGAACATCGACGGCCAGCTGTGGACCGTCATCGAGTTCCAGCACGTCAAGCCCGGCAAGGGCGGCGCCTTCGTGCGCAGCAAGCTCAAGAACGTCCTGTCCGGCAAGGTCGTCGACCGCACCTTCAACGCGGGCGTCAAGGTCGAGACGGCCACCGTTGACAAGCGCGACATGCAGTACCTCTACAAGGACGGCAACGACTACGTGTTCATGGACACGGACTCGTACGACCAGCTGAACGTCCCCGCGGCGACCGTCGGCAAGAACGCCGACTACATGCTCGAGAACCAGATGGCGATGGTCGCGATCCACGAGGGCACGCCGCTCTACATCGAGCTGCCGGCCTCGGTCGAGCTCGTCATCGAGTACACGGAGCCCGGCCTGCAGGGCGACCGCTCGACCGGTGGCACCAAGCCGGCGCGCCTCGAGACCGGCGCCGAGGTCCAGGTGCCGCTCTTCATCACCAGCGGCGAGAAGGTCAAGGTCGACACCCGCGACGGGTCCTACCTGGGCCGCGTGTCGAGCTGA